The stretch of DNA GGACACGAACGCGACCCCGATCGTCGCACGACGGTAGAGGTCATGGCCATCCACCTCGGCGGCAGCCACAGAGTACTTGCGTTGCAGCTCCACCACGATCGGTCGGATGACCGAGCGCTTCTGCTTGAGCGATCGCACATCACCGAGCAGAAGGTCGAAGCTGAGTGTTCCGGTGAACATCCTTCATCGCGGGCTTACCCGCCCGTGGGAGTTGCCATGGGTGAGGGGTCCGCGCGGGACGGACCCCTCACCTTGTCGAGGACATCAGGCCCGCGGCTTCTCGCGCATCTCGAACGTCTCGATGACGTCATCGACCTTGATGTCGTTGTAGGCACCGAGACCGATACCGCACTCGAAGCCCTCACGAACCTCGGTGACGTCGTCCTTGAACCGGCGCAGCGAGGCGATCTCCAGGTTGTCGGCGACGACCGCCCCGTCCCGGATGAGCCGGGCCTTGGCGCCCCGCCGGATGACGCCGGAGCGG from Carbonactinospora thermoautotrophica encodes:
- a CDS encoding DUF503 domain-containing protein, translating into MFTGTLSFDLLLGDVRSLKQKRSVIRPIVVELQRKYSVAAAEVDGHDLYRRATIGVAFVSTTAAHVIDVLDACERLVAARPEVELLSTRRRLYNEEDE